In the genome of Sebastes umbrosus isolate fSebUmb1 chromosome 14, fSebUmb1.pri, whole genome shotgun sequence, one region contains:
- the rps11 gene encoding 40S ribosomal protein S11, which produces MADAQTERAYQKQPTIFQNKKRVLVADGAKEVKEKLPRYHKSVGLGFKTPREAIDGTYIDKKCPFTGNVSIRGRILSGVVTKMKMQRTIVIRRDYLHYIRKYNRFEKRHKNISVHLSPCFRDVTVGDIVTVGECRPLSKTVRFNVLKVTKAAGAKKQFQKF; this is translated from the exons ATGGCGGATGCACAA ACCGAGAGGGCTTATCAGAAGCAGCCCACCATCTTCCAGAACAAGAAGCGTGTTCTGGTCGCTGATGGTGCCAAGGAGGTGAAGGAGAAGCTCCCACGCTACCACAAGAGTGTGGGTCTGGGCTTCAAAACCCCAAGAGAG gCTATTGACGGCACTTACATTGACAAGAAATGCCCCTTCACTGGTAATGTCTCCATTCGTGGCCGTATCCTCTCTG GTGTGGTGACCAAAATGAAGATGCAGAGGACCATCGTTATCCGACGTGACTACCTGCATTACATCCGCAAATACAACCGCTTTGAGAAGAGGCACAAGAACATCTCTGTCCACCTGTCTCCTTGCTTCAG AGACGTCACAGTTGGCGACATCGTCACCGTCGGAGAGTGCCGACCACTCAGCAAGACCGTGCGGTTCAACGTCCTCAAAGTGACGAAGGCTGCTGGAGCCAAGAAGCAGTTCCAGAAGTTTTAG
- the LOC119501558 gene encoding apoptosis regulator BAX-like, whose amino-acid sequence MASHPGGGDQGNTKDQILEVGAVLLKDFIYERVQRHGDTSVTRAQLGGGELCDPNHKKLAMCLQQIGDELDGNIELQKMINNSSISPTKEMFMKVAIEIFSDGKFNWGRVVALFYFACRLVIKALVTNVPDIIRTIISWTMDYLRENVINWIREQGGWEGIRSHFGTPTWQTVGVFLAGVLTTVLVIRKM is encoded by the exons ATGGCATCACACCCGGGAGGCGGCGATCAAG GCAATACTAAAGACCAGATACTGGAAGTAGGAGCTGTTTTGTTAAAAGA TTTCATCTACGAGCGGGTTCAGCGGCATGGAGATACTTCAGTGACCAGAGCACAGCTGGGTGGAGGAGAGCTATGTGACCCAAACCACAAGAAGCTCGCCATGTGCTTGCAGCAGATTGGAGATGAGCTGGATGGAAATATAGAGCTCCAAAA GATGATAAACAACTCTTCGATCAGTCCCACTAAAGAGATGTTTATGAAAGTCGCCATTGAGATCTTTTCAGATGGAAAATTCAACTGGGGCAGGGTGGTTGCACTGTTCTACTTTGCCTGTCGACTCGTCATCAAA GCTCTTGTGACTAATGTTCCCGATATCATCCGAACAATAATCAGCTGGACCATGGACTACCTCCGGGAAAATGTGATCAACTGGATCAGGGAGCAAGGTGGCTGG GAGGGTATTCGGTCCCACTTTGGCACACCCACATGGCAGACGGTGGGAGTTTTCTTGGCTGGTGTTCTCACCACTGTTCTAGTCATTCGCAAGATGTGA